The Streptomyces sp. NL15-2K genome contains a region encoding:
- a CDS encoding MarR family transcriptional regulator, producing MTNTPADEAPRWLDEEERRAWLGLVGIMRRLEHALDTQLRDEGLTHFEYGVMASLSESPQRELRMSALAAFAEGSLSRLSQVVARLERKRYVQRRPDPADGRYTLATLTDEGYEKIVSAAPGHVAEVRRLVLDPLTKAQVKQLAHIGRRILHAIDPDHCDGGRGLGPP from the coding sequence ATGACGAACACCCCCGCCGACGAGGCGCCCCGCTGGCTTGACGAGGAGGAACGTCGCGCCTGGCTCGGCCTGGTCGGCATCATGCGGCGCCTGGAACACGCGCTCGACACGCAGCTGCGCGACGAAGGGCTGACGCACTTCGAGTACGGGGTGATGGCGTCGCTGTCGGAGTCGCCGCAGCGGGAACTGCGCATGAGCGCGCTCGCCGCGTTCGCCGAGGGCTCGCTCTCTCGCCTCTCCCAGGTCGTGGCCCGGCTCGAACGCAAGAGGTACGTCCAACGCCGCCCTGATCCGGCCGACGGCCGCTACACCCTGGCCACCCTGACCGACGAGGGGTACGAGAAGATCGTCAGCGCTGCCCCCGGCCACGTCGCGGAAGTACGCCGACTGGTGCTCGACCCGTTGACCAAGGCGCAGGTCAAACAGCTCGCCCACATCGGCCGACGCATCCTGCACGCCATCGACCCCGACCACTGCGACGGCGGCCGCGGCTTGGGGCCGCCGTAG
- a CDS encoding DUF6069 family protein, translating into MSHQLAAHPARPSGLVVAGGLIGTVAVAVALNAIVAAIAHAAGASDDFDALQLPAYGSFTVIGVLAAAAAWAIIRARSAHPARLLRTLVPAVVIVSLIPDIMVGISGSQPGTSWGAVIALMVMHVVVAAVAVPAYQRLLPLPATQD; encoded by the coding sequence ATGAGCCACCAGCTCGCCGCCCACCCGGCCCGCCCCAGCGGCCTCGTCGTCGCCGGCGGCCTGATCGGCACCGTCGCCGTCGCCGTCGCCCTCAACGCCATCGTCGCCGCGATAGCCCACGCCGCCGGCGCCTCGGACGACTTCGACGCTCTCCAACTGCCTGCCTATGGCTCCTTCACCGTCATCGGCGTCCTGGCCGCCGCTGCCGCCTGGGCGATCATCCGCGCGCGCTCGGCACACCCGGCCCGGTTGCTGCGCACCCTCGTGCCCGCCGTCGTGATCGTCAGCCTGATCCCGGACATCATGGTCGGCATCTCCGGCAGCCAGCCCGGCACCAGCTGGGGTGCCGTCATCGCCTTGATGGTCATGCACGTCGTTGTCGCCGCCGTCGCCGTCCCCGCGTACCAGCGGCTCCTCCCCCTCCCCGCCACCCAGGACTGA
- a CDS encoding LysR substrate-binding domain-containing protein, with translation MDLRHLRYFVAVAEERHFGRAAERLHMAQPPLSTQIRQLEAELGVELLHRTTRRVDLTEAGRAYLERARAILADVDEATHHARLVAAGAVGHLAIGCVGSATYSLLPALSRRLTEELPGVDFSFRGEMLAPDQVEALRTGAIDVALLRPPAADLSLTVHTLRRDRLVVAVPVDHPLARRKRLRAVDLAGADLIVHSADRRSVMYDVVLGLLRDAGVEPHIRHEVGETSTLVTLVAGGLGVAVVPEPVTALALDGVAYRPLSGADARVELAVAHRADRSEPHLARTVGIIQAMF, from the coding sequence ATGGATCTGCGTCACCTGCGGTACTTCGTGGCGGTGGCCGAGGAACGCCACTTCGGTCGCGCCGCCGAGCGGCTCCACATGGCCCAGCCGCCCCTGTCCACGCAGATCCGCCAGCTCGAGGCCGAACTCGGCGTCGAACTGCTCCACCGCACCACACGCCGCGTCGACCTCACCGAGGCCGGCCGGGCCTACCTCGAGCGGGCGCGCGCGATCCTCGCCGACGTCGACGAGGCCACCCACCACGCACGGCTCGTCGCCGCCGGCGCGGTGGGTCACCTCGCGATCGGGTGCGTGGGCTCGGCGACGTACAGCCTCCTGCCCGCGCTGTCGCGGCGGCTCACGGAGGAGCTTCCCGGCGTCGACTTCTCCTTCCGCGGCGAGATGCTCGCGCCCGACCAGGTCGAGGCGCTGCGCACGGGCGCGATCGACGTCGCGCTGCTGCGCCCTCCGGCGGCCGACCTCTCCCTCACCGTCCACACTCTGCGCCGGGACCGGCTCGTCGTCGCCGTACCGGTGGACCACCCCCTCGCCCGCCGGAAACGGCTGCGGGCGGTGGACCTGGCCGGTGCCGACCTGATCGTGCACTCCGCCGACCGCCGGTCGGTGATGTACGACGTGGTGCTGGGCCTGCTGCGCGACGCCGGTGTCGAGCCGCACATCCGCCATGAGGTCGGCGAGACCTCGACGCTGGTCACGCTCGTGGCCGGCGGCCTCGGCGTCGCCGTCGTACCCGAGCCCGTGACCGCGTTGGCGCTCGACGGCGTCGCCTACCGACCGCTGTCCGGGGCCGACGCACGCGTGGAGCTGGCCGTCGCCCACCGCGCGGACCGCTCCGAGCCGCACCTGGCGCGCACCGTGGGGATCATCCAGGCGATGTTCTGA
- a CDS encoding thiolase family protein, translating to MSAFIYAATRTPFGRFNGALAGVRPDDLAAAAITSTLARVPGLDPAAIDDVVWGNANGAGEENRNVGRMAALLAGLPVSVPGTTVNRLCGSSLDAAMTASRTIESGDAEVVLTGGVESMTRAPWVLPKAAKPFPAGDVTAVSTTLGWRLVNPRMPKEWTVSLGEANEQLRERFGISRERQDEFAARSHRLAHQAWESGFYDDLVVPVEGVDLARDEGIRAGSTPEVLAGLKPVFRTAEQGGTITAGNASPLNDGASAVLLGSERAAATIGADPIARIAGRGVMALEPQAFGYAPVEAANRALARAGIGWDQVGAVELNEAFAVQSLACLDAWKVDPGIINQKGGAIAIGHPLGASGGRILATLAKVLRERKQRYGVAAICIGVGQGLAVVLENCDVTETAQ from the coding sequence ATGAGTGCTTTCATCTACGCCGCGACGCGGACGCCGTTCGGCCGCTTCAACGGCGCGCTGGCCGGCGTGCGCCCCGACGACCTCGCCGCCGCCGCGATCACCTCGACGCTCGCCCGGGTGCCGGGCCTCGACCCCGCCGCGATCGACGACGTGGTGTGGGGCAACGCCAACGGCGCCGGTGAGGAGAACCGCAACGTCGGCCGCATGGCGGCGCTGCTCGCCGGGCTTCCGGTGAGCGTGCCCGGCACCACGGTCAACCGGCTCTGCGGCTCGAGCCTCGACGCGGCGATGACGGCCAGTCGCACGATCGAGTCCGGCGACGCCGAGGTCGTGCTGACCGGCGGCGTGGAGTCGATGACGCGTGCGCCGTGGGTGCTGCCCAAGGCGGCGAAGCCGTTCCCGGCCGGCGACGTCACCGCGGTCTCGACCACGCTCGGCTGGCGGCTGGTCAACCCGCGGATGCCGAAGGAGTGGACCGTCAGCCTCGGCGAGGCCAACGAGCAGCTCCGGGAGCGCTTCGGGATCTCCCGCGAGCGGCAGGACGAGTTCGCCGCCCGCTCCCACCGACTCGCCCACCAGGCCTGGGAATCGGGCTTCTACGACGACCTGGTGGTGCCGGTCGAAGGCGTCGACCTGGCCCGCGACGAGGGCATCCGAGCCGGGTCCACGCCGGAGGTCCTGGCCGGGCTCAAGCCGGTCTTCCGTACGGCGGAGCAGGGCGGCACCATCACGGCGGGCAACGCCAGCCCGCTCAACGACGGTGCCTCCGCGGTGCTGTTGGGCAGCGAGAGGGCCGCGGCCACGATCGGGGCCGACCCGATCGCCCGTATCGCCGGCCGAGGTGTGATGGCGCTGGAGCCGCAGGCCTTCGGCTACGCCCCCGTCGAGGCCGCGAACCGTGCGCTGGCCCGGGCCGGGATCGGCTGGGACCAAGTGGGCGCGGTCGAGCTCAACGAGGCCTTCGCCGTGCAGTCGCTCGCCTGCCTCGACGCCTGGAAGGTCGACCCCGGCATCATCAACCAGAAGGGCGGCGCCATCGCGATCGGGCACCCGCTGGGCGCCTCGGGCGGCCGCATCCTCGCCACACTGGCCAAGGTGCTGCGCGAGAGGAAGCAGCGCTACGGCGTCGCCGCGATCTGCATCGGGGTCGGCCAGGGGCTGGCCGTCGTACTCGAGAACTGCGATGTCACGGAGACGGCCCAGTGA
- a CDS encoding 3-oxoacid CoA-transferase subunit A has protein sequence MSRAEIVESADAAVAGIEDGSTVLVGGFGLAGMPFDLIDALIRQGAKDLTIVSNNAGNGEVGLAALLAAGRVRKVLCSFPRQADSWVFDGLYREGKIELEVVPQGNLAERMRAAGAGIGAFYCPTAVGTPLAEGREEREIDGRKYLLEYPIRGDYALIGAHVADAMGNLVYRKTARNFGPVMATAATTTIVQVDEVVEPGTLDPEAVVTPSIYVDRVVQVKARHYTVQGAR, from the coding sequence GTGAGCCGGGCGGAGATCGTCGAGAGCGCGGATGCGGCGGTCGCCGGGATCGAGGACGGCTCCACCGTTCTGGTCGGCGGCTTCGGCCTGGCGGGCATGCCGTTCGATCTGATCGACGCGCTCATCCGGCAGGGTGCGAAGGACCTCACGATCGTGTCCAACAACGCCGGTAACGGTGAGGTCGGGCTGGCCGCGCTGCTGGCCGCCGGCCGGGTGCGCAAGGTGCTCTGCTCCTTCCCGCGCCAGGCCGACTCCTGGGTCTTCGACGGCCTCTACCGCGAGGGGAAGATCGAGCTCGAGGTGGTGCCGCAGGGCAACCTCGCCGAGCGGATGCGCGCGGCCGGTGCCGGTATCGGCGCGTTCTACTGCCCGACCGCGGTCGGCACGCCGCTGGCCGAGGGCAGGGAGGAGCGTGAGATCGACGGTCGCAAGTACCTGCTGGAGTACCCCATCAGGGGCGACTACGCGCTGATCGGCGCGCACGTCGCGGACGCGATGGGCAACCTCGTCTATCGCAAGACCGCCCGCAACTTCGGACCGGTCATGGCCACGGCCGCGACGACGACCATCGTCCAGGTCGACGAGGTCGTCGAGCCCGGAACGCTCGACCCCGAGGCCGTCGTCACCCCGTCCATCTACGTCGACCGGGTCGTCCAGGTGAAGGCCCGCCACTACACCGTGCAGGGGGCCCGATGA
- a CDS encoding 3-oxoacid CoA-transferase subunit B — protein sequence MTTTSTTTSSGQAYAGVPRSAEHRLSTDELAAVIARDIPAGAFVNLGIGQPTKIADHLPADSGVVLHTENGMLNMGPKAEGDAVDPDLTNAGKVPVTELPGAAYFHHADSFAMMRGGHLDVCVLGAYQVAFNGDLANWHTGKPDAIPAVGGAMDLAIGAKDVYVMMTLFTRSGEPKLVPQCAYPLTGVGCVSRVYTDHGVFDVGPDGVRIRETYGVSAQELAERLGITLS from the coding sequence ATGACCACCACGTCAACCACCACGTCGAGCGGCCAGGCGTACGCCGGGGTGCCGAGAAGCGCCGAACACCGGCTCTCGACGGACGAACTGGCCGCCGTCATCGCACGCGACATTCCGGCCGGCGCCTTCGTCAACCTCGGTATCGGGCAGCCCACCAAGATCGCCGACCACCTGCCGGCCGACTCCGGGGTGGTACTGCACACCGAGAACGGCATGCTCAACATGGGCCCCAAGGCCGAGGGCGACGCGGTCGACCCCGACCTGACCAACGCCGGCAAGGTCCCGGTGACCGAACTGCCGGGGGCGGCGTACTTCCACCACGCCGACTCCTTCGCGATGATGCGCGGCGGGCACCTCGATGTCTGCGTCCTCGGGGCCTACCAGGTCGCCTTCAACGGCGACCTCGCCAACTGGCACACCGGCAAGCCCGACGCCATCCCTGCCGTCGGCGGTGCCATGGACCTCGCCATCGGCGCCAAGGACGTCTACGTGATGATGACGCTCTTCACCCGCTCCGGCGAGCCGAAGCTCGTCCCGCAGTGCGCCTACCCGCTCACCGGCGTCGGCTGCGTCAGCCGCGTCTACACGGACCACGGGGTCTTCGACGTCGGCCCCGACGGCGTACGGATCCGGGAGACGTACGGCGTCAGCGCCCAGGAGCTGGCGGAGCGACTGGGCATCACGCTGTCCTAG
- a CDS encoding nuclear transport factor 2 family protein — protein sequence MTQTTEAVVDRYITLVDRAVHEPETLRELGSVFAQEATVQFGEMPPVTGMAGITEFYRRFYSDMADSKHVWTTTVLDDGTIEVRFIAAWRTPDGQLGSQGGIEHVTVDADGLIRELRVLSLESEGA from the coding sequence ATGACTCAGACGACCGAGGCGGTAGTCGATCGCTACATCACGCTCGTCGACCGTGCGGTGCACGAGCCGGAAACACTGCGGGAGCTGGGGTCTGTGTTCGCACAGGAGGCCACCGTGCAGTTCGGCGAAATGCCCCCGGTGACCGGCATGGCCGGCATCACGGAGTTCTACCGACGCTTCTACTCGGACATGGCCGACAGCAAGCATGTGTGGACCACCACGGTGCTCGACGACGGAACGATCGAGGTCCGCTTCATAGCGGCCTGGCGCACTCCCGACGGCCAACTCGGGTCCCAAGGCGGCATCGAGCACGTGACGGTCGACGCGGACGGGCTGATCAGGGAGCTGCGGGTGCTCAGCTTGGAGAGCGAGGGCGCCTGA
- a CDS encoding FAD-dependent monooxygenase, whose translation MTSSSLPPRGARRALIVGSGISGLAAALSLHGAGWQPLTIERAPERRTGGYFVRFNGPGYTAAERLGLLDSLPDRRDPEGRAFEVDSRGRLTPGLTFPEQVNGTPMRMLLRSDLERVLYEAVQDLVEIRYGTGPAAITQDREQVTVTLTDGSVESADLLIGGDGIHSTVRSLVFGPEDLYRKDFDHVVAACVMDGPLPGMRDGDVAVATAPGRSAWINSYRDHPPVAFLLYRTDWPAAEIRKKPSAALRQAFAGFGGDLVPAMLEAMDRSESVLFDQVSQIHLSRWSQGRVLLLGDSAWCMTLHSGQGTGMGIAGAELLARLLTEHGDLPTALGSWEQQLRPLVTRYQKEALRMRHFFMPANRVGRIARSTLIRAASTPVGAKLGKALMG comes from the coding sequence ATGACCTCTTCGTCGCTCCCCCCACGGGGCGCCCGCCGTGCCCTCATCGTCGGATCCGGCATCTCCGGTCTGGCCGCGGCCCTGAGCCTGCACGGGGCCGGCTGGCAGCCCCTGACCATCGAGAGGGCCCCCGAACGCCGTACCGGCGGCTACTTCGTCCGCTTCAACGGCCCCGGCTACACCGCCGCCGAACGCCTCGGCCTCCTGGACTCGCTTCCGGACCGCCGCGACCCCGAGGGGCGCGCGTTCGAAGTCGACTCCCGCGGACGCCTCACACCCGGCCTGACCTTTCCCGAACAGGTCAACGGCACCCCGATGCGGATGCTGCTGCGCAGCGATCTGGAGCGTGTCCTGTACGAGGCGGTCCAGGACCTGGTGGAGATCCGCTACGGCACCGGGCCCGCCGCCATCACCCAGGACCGCGAGCAGGTGACCGTGACCCTCACCGACGGGTCCGTGGAGAGCGCGGACCTGCTCATCGGGGGCGACGGCATCCACTCCACCGTCCGCTCCCTGGTCTTCGGCCCCGAAGACCTCTACCGCAAGGACTTCGACCACGTCGTGGCCGCCTGCGTCATGGACGGCCCGCTGCCCGGCATGCGGGACGGCGACGTCGCCGTCGCCACCGCCCCCGGCCGCTCCGCCTGGATCAACAGCTACCGCGACCACCCCCCGGTCGCCTTCCTGCTCTACCGCACCGACTGGCCCGCCGCCGAGATCCGCAAGAAGCCCTCCGCCGCCCTGCGCCAGGCCTTCGCCGGCTTCGGCGGGGACCTCGTGCCCGCCATGCTGGAGGCGATGGACCGCTCCGAGTCTGTCCTGTTCGACCAGGTCAGCCAGATCCACCTGAGCCGCTGGAGCCAGGGCCGGGTGCTCCTGCTCGGCGACTCCGCCTGGTGCATGACCCTCCACTCCGGCCAGGGCACCGGCATGGGCATCGCCGGCGCCGAACTGCTGGCCCGCCTGCTCACCGAACACGGTGACCTGCCGACCGCGCTGGGCAGCTGGGAGCAGCAACTGCGCCCGCTCGTCACCCGCTACCAGAAGGAAGCCCTGCGCATGCGGCACTTCTTCATGCCCGCCAACCGCGTCGGCCGCATCGCCCGCAGCACCTTGATCCGCGCCGCCTCCACCCCGGTCGGCGCCAAGCTCGGCAAAGCCCTGATGGGCTGA
- a CDS encoding TetR/AcrR family transcriptional regulator encodes MTLDRLAASPQADDERAERILAAARELLLAWGYKRVTVDEIARRARIGKGTVYLHWKTKETLFTELLRRELHELLGILAAGIEQDPSAALPNRLVREVFLQQTRNPLGRAIHAGDNEVLGALAVTANGLPVIRELGFHTLLARLVDVWRAHGLVTVTASAADQIYTIDAVLTGFMTGGIAVPPSEEFPPDHRADLLGRTIEAALEPSAGPDEVTLRAAAQDVLAALAAAQGTLAEARSRSASR; translated from the coding sequence ATGACCCTGGATCGCCTGGCCGCTTCCCCGCAGGCCGACGACGAACGCGCCGAGCGCATCCTGGCCGCCGCGCGCGAGCTGCTGTTGGCGTGGGGCTACAAGCGGGTCACCGTCGATGAGATCGCCCGCCGCGCCCGTATCGGCAAGGGCACCGTCTACCTGCACTGGAAGACGAAAGAGACGCTGTTCACCGAACTGCTGCGGCGCGAGCTCCACGAGCTGCTCGGCATCCTCGCCGCCGGAATCGAGCAGGACCCGTCCGCCGCCCTGCCCAACAGGCTGGTCCGGGAGGTGTTCCTGCAGCAGACCCGCAACCCTCTCGGCCGGGCCATCCATGCCGGTGACAATGAAGTCCTCGGCGCGCTCGCGGTCACCGCGAACGGCCTTCCCGTCATCCGGGAACTCGGCTTCCACACCCTGCTCGCCCGCCTCGTCGACGTATGGCGCGCGCATGGGCTGGTGACCGTCACAGCGTCGGCGGCGGACCAGATCTACACGATCGACGCGGTGCTGACCGGGTTCATGACGGGGGGCATCGCCGTCCCCCCGAGCGAGGAGTTCCCCCCGGACCACCGGGCGGACCTGCTCGGCCGCACGATCGAAGCAGCCCTCGAACCCTCCGCCGGGCCGGACGAGGTCACCCTCCGCGCAGCCGCTCAGGACGTTCTCGCCGCCTTGGCAGCCGCCCAGGGCACGCTCGCCGAGGCCCGCTCGCGCTCGGCGTCCCGCTGA
- a CDS encoding carboxypeptidase regulatory-like domain-containing protein — protein MPSPAAPATDTSPVPAATAGATAAVRASGGIPVSGHVIGAESTPVPQAAVTLISLGGRQVGRVVAHPDGSYTVDAPGAGSYVLIASAEGYQPQASTVVVGDEPVSYDILLSGTSGLVGTVRSADHKKPVVGAMVVAADVRGDVLAAGLTDTDGTFSFAELVPGQLTLAVTAAGYRPIALPVEIAGQGVTRTEVELFSGLQVQGTVQAAGRPLNDARITLLDAAGNVVAGATTGEDGTYAFTDLDGGEYTIMAAGYPPKATSLTVHGSGAESHDIELSHPGE, from the coding sequence GTGCCGAGCCCGGCAGCGCCCGCCACGGACACTTCGCCCGTCCCGGCGGCGACCGCGGGAGCCACTGCCGCGGTCCGGGCCTCCGGCGGCATCCCCGTCAGCGGCCACGTCATCGGCGCCGAGTCGACACCCGTGCCGCAGGCAGCCGTCACCCTGATCTCACTGGGCGGGCGGCAGGTGGGCCGCGTGGTGGCCCACCCGGACGGTTCGTACACGGTGGACGCGCCGGGCGCGGGAAGCTACGTGCTCATCGCCTCCGCCGAGGGCTACCAGCCACAGGCTTCCACGGTGGTGGTCGGCGACGAGCCGGTCTCGTACGACATCCTGCTCTCCGGCACCAGCGGCCTGGTCGGCACGGTCAGGTCGGCCGACCACAAGAAGCCGGTCGTCGGCGCCATGGTGGTCGCGGCCGACGTGCGCGGCGACGTGCTCGCCGCCGGGCTGACCGACACGGACGGCACCTTCAGCTTCGCCGAGCTGGTGCCCGGCCAGCTGACCCTCGCGGTGACCGCGGCCGGCTACCGGCCGATCGCGCTGCCCGTCGAGATCGCCGGGCAGGGCGTCACCAGGACCGAGGTCGAACTGTTCTCCGGCCTCCAGGTGCAGGGCACGGTCCAAGCGGCGGGCCGGCCGCTGAACGACGCGCGGATCACGCTCCTCGACGCGGCCGGCAACGTGGTGGCCGGCGCGACCACCGGCGAGGACGGCACCTATGCCTTCACCGACCTGGACGGCGGCGAGTACACGATCATGGCGGCCGGCTACCCGCCGAAGGCCACCAGCCTGACCGTGCACGGCTCGGGTGCGGAGAGCCACGACATCGAGCTCTCCCACCCGGGCGAGTGA
- a CDS encoding MarR family transcriptional regulator, protein MSEARPIQGVDHVAAGLVACLPALNRYIKQGIDRQLPYAKLPERQLTLLQYVAEHDGATVHKAAQALRMMPNNVSALVTRLTEAGLLERHQDDTDKRVAHLCVTAKARQRIGEVQNIAAAQFASALNTLTDGDLDALGSALGALEALTRRLRDDSA, encoded by the coding sequence ATCAGTGAGGCTCGCCCCATCCAGGGCGTCGACCATGTGGCCGCAGGCCTCGTGGCGTGCCTGCCTGCGCTGAACCGGTACATCAAGCAGGGCATCGACCGGCAACTGCCCTACGCCAAGCTCCCCGAGCGGCAGTTGACCCTGCTTCAGTACGTCGCCGAGCACGACGGCGCGACCGTCCACAAGGCGGCCCAGGCGCTGCGGATGATGCCGAACAACGTCAGCGCCCTGGTCACCCGCCTCACCGAAGCGGGCCTGCTGGAACGGCATCAGGACGACACCGACAAGCGTGTGGCGCACCTGTGCGTCACCGCCAAGGCGCGTCAACGCATCGGCGAGGTCCAGAACATCGCGGCGGCGCAGTTCGCGTCCGCGCTGAATACTCTCACCGACGGTGACCTCGACGCCCTCGGCTCGGCGCTCGGCGCCCTCGAAGCTCTCACCCGGCGCCTGCGCGACGACTCCGCCTGA